The following are encoded in a window of Paenibacillus polymyxa genomic DNA:
- a CDS encoding glycoside hydrolase family 65 protein: MVYNRLFDVDSWKLTTHTLHSTHMRLQESITSIGNGYMGMRGNFEEAYSGDHHQGTYISGVWFPDKTKVGWWKNGYPEYFGKVINAMNFIGIRLIINQEEVDLFTAHISDFVQELDMKQGILRRTCTVNDQVRITTERFLSITTRELCLIDYQATNISEQPLTIELVPYLDGNTKNEDTNYDEVFWLEEAREVQEQFISLSTTTIDNPFGIPRFTVNATMGIVTEGQDLQTTEESFLYAARHYQYSVAPGDSIQLQKIVAVTTSRDMEKDALIPQAERIAVEAVNKGYTSLKQEHVAAWARRWDKADVEIEGDTEAQQGIRFNIFQLFSTYYGEDARLNIGPKGFTGEKYGGATYWDTEAYAVPMYLALADPDVTRNLLLYRHQQLEGAKHNAAQQGLRGALYPMVTFTGVECHNEWEITFEEIHRNGAIAYAIYNYTNYTGDLSYLRKYGIDVLVEISRFWADRVHFSKSQQQYMIHGVTGPNEYENNVNNNWYTNTLAAWVLKYTLSVLPQISAEKSMHLAVTADELAHWQDIITHMYYPYDEEREVFVQHDTFMDKDLQPVSSLDPSNLPLNQKWSWDKILRSCFIKQADVLQGLYFFGDQFTLEEKARNFAFYEPMTVHESSLSPSIHAVLAAELKMEEKAVEMYKRTARLDLDNYNNDTEDGLHITSMTGSWLAIVQGFAGMRTYRETLSFSPFLPQGWNKYTFKINYRGRLLSILVQENEVIITLLDGEPLTLELYGEPTHITSGQSLMTNSVS, encoded by the coding sequence ATGGTTTACAACCGATTATTTGACGTAGATAGCTGGAAGCTGACAACACACACTCTACATAGCACACACATGCGATTACAGGAAAGCATAACGTCCATAGGCAACGGTTATATGGGCATGCGCGGCAATTTTGAAGAAGCTTATTCAGGTGATCATCATCAGGGAACGTATATCTCCGGTGTATGGTTCCCCGACAAAACAAAGGTCGGCTGGTGGAAAAACGGCTATCCTGAATATTTTGGTAAGGTCATCAATGCCATGAACTTCATCGGCATCCGTCTGATCATAAACCAAGAGGAAGTAGACTTATTTACGGCACACATCAGCGATTTTGTGCAGGAGTTGGACATGAAACAGGGTATCCTGCGACGCACCTGCACCGTGAACGATCAGGTTCGTATCACTACGGAGCGTTTTCTGAGCATCACCACTCGTGAGCTATGCCTGATTGATTACCAAGCAACGAATATAAGCGAGCAGCCTCTAACTATAGAGCTTGTCCCTTATTTGGACGGCAATACGAAGAATGAAGATACGAACTATGATGAGGTTTTTTGGTTGGAGGAGGCCCGAGAGGTTCAAGAACAATTCATCAGCCTGTCCACAACAACTATAGATAATCCCTTCGGTATTCCGCGTTTTACCGTAAACGCTACCATGGGTATTGTGACCGAGGGACAGGATCTGCAGACGACGGAAGAGAGCTTTTTGTATGCTGCACGCCACTATCAATACAGCGTCGCTCCGGGCGACAGTATCCAGCTGCAAAAAATTGTGGCGGTTACCACCTCACGTGATATGGAAAAGGATGCACTGATTCCACAAGCTGAACGCATCGCTGTGGAGGCTGTGAACAAAGGCTACACCTCCCTCAAGCAGGAGCATGTCGCAGCTTGGGCTCGACGTTGGGACAAAGCAGATGTAGAAATCGAGGGAGATACAGAGGCCCAGCAGGGAATACGCTTTAATATTTTTCAACTGTTCTCTACGTACTACGGCGAAGATGCCCGTCTGAACATTGGTCCCAAGGGCTTTACAGGTGAAAAATATGGCGGTGCCACCTATTGGGACACAGAAGCATATGCCGTGCCTATGTACCTGGCGCTTGCAGACCCGGATGTAACCCGAAATCTGCTGCTGTACCGTCACCAACAACTAGAGGGTGCCAAGCATAACGCAGCCCAGCAAGGGCTACGGGGTGCACTATACCCTATGGTCACTTTTACAGGTGTGGAGTGCCATAACGAATGGGAGATTACCTTTGAGGAAATCCACCGTAACGGAGCCATTGCGTATGCCATTTACAACTACACCAACTATACGGGCGACCTGAGCTATTTACGGAAATATGGAATAGATGTACTGGTCGAAATTAGCCGCTTCTGGGCCGACCGGGTTCATTTTTCCAAAAGCCAGCAGCAGTATATGATCCACGGGGTTACCGGGCCGAACGAATATGAAAATAACGTCAATAACAACTGGTATACCAACACGCTGGCTGCATGGGTTTTGAAATATACATTATCGGTCTTACCTCAAATTTCAGCAGAAAAATCGATGCATCTAGCGGTTACGGCTGATGAGCTTGCACATTGGCAGGATATCATCACTCACATGTATTATCCCTATGATGAGGAGCGGGAAGTCTTCGTACAGCACGATACCTTTATGGATAAGGATTTGCAGCCTGTATCCTCCCTTGATCCCAGCAACCTTCCACTAAATCAGAAATGGTCATGGGATAAAATCCTTCGTTCCTGCTTCATTAAGCAGGCAGATGTGCTGCAAGGGCTGTATTTCTTTGGAGACCAGTTTACGCTGGAGGAAAAAGCGCGCAATTTTGCATTTTACGAGCCAATGACTGTTCATGAATCCAGTCTGTCCCCGTCCATTCATGCCGTGCTGGCTGCCGAACTCAAAATGGAGGAAAAGGCAGTCGAGATGTATAAGCGGACGGCCCGTCTGGATCTGGATAACTACAATAACGATACCGAAGACGGACTTCATATCACTTCCATGACAGGAAGCTGGCTGGCGATTGTACAGGGATTTGCCGGGATGAGAACGTATCGTGAAACCTTAAGCTTCTCCCCCTTCCTGCCTCAAGGCTGGAACAAATATACGTTTAAAATCAACTATCGCGGTCGCTTGTTAAGTATTCTCGTACAGGAAAATGAAGTGATCATTACCCTGTTGGACGGAGAACCGCTGACGCTGGAGCTGTATGGAGAGCCAACGCACATTACCAGTGGACAGTCGTTAATGACGAACAGCGTTTCATAA
- a CDS encoding endonuclease/exonuclease/phosphatase family protein, protein MKLLTLNAHAWMEENQHDKLKQLAAFIDEQQFDVIALQEVNQSMEETPLSPDDLGAYYSADPEVVIKRDNYAYVLNGLLSDAYQWTWAPAHVGFAKYDEGLAILSKTPITATVNEYVSSLQDYDNYRSRKIVGVQTVVDGVQAWFVSGHYNWWNDEESFRGLWDRTTKVLNSFAPTPVFMMGDFNNAAEVRGEGYDYVLQSGWSDTYPNAAVRDEGHTVIKAIAGWESNAEPLRIDFIFSNKAAQVQSSTVVLNGKTGPVVSDHFGVAVELEL, encoded by the coding sequence TTGAAGTTGTTAACCTTAAATGCACATGCTTGGATGGAAGAAAACCAGCATGATAAGCTAAAGCAGCTGGCTGCTTTTATTGATGAACAGCAGTTTGATGTCATTGCTTTGCAGGAAGTGAACCAGTCCATGGAAGAGACTCCTTTGTCGCCGGACGATTTGGGCGCTTATTATAGCGCAGATCCTGAAGTTGTCATTAAGCGTGATAACTATGCTTATGTGCTGAACGGGCTATTGTCCGATGCTTATCAGTGGACGTGGGCTCCCGCACATGTTGGTTTTGCCAAATACGACGAGGGTTTGGCGATTCTGTCCAAAACACCGATTACAGCTACGGTGAACGAATATGTTTCCTCGCTACAGGATTATGACAACTACCGTTCACGTAAAATTGTCGGCGTTCAAACTGTGGTGGACGGAGTGCAGGCCTGGTTTGTAAGTGGACATTATAACTGGTGGAATGATGAAGAATCCTTCCGTGGACTATGGGATCGTACAACAAAAGTGCTAAATTCTTTTGCTCCGACTCCTGTGTTTATGATGGGTGATTTCAACAACGCGGCTGAAGTGCGTGGAGAAGGATATGACTATGTACTGCAATCCGGCTGGTCGGATACCTATCCGAATGCAGCAGTACGTGATGAAGGCCACACGGTGATTAAAGCTATTGCTGGTTGGGAAAGCAATGCGGAGCCGCTCCGTATTGACTTTATCTTCTCCAATAAGGCTGCACAGGTTCAATCCTCAACCGTTGTACTGAACGGGAAAACGGGACCAGTTGTATCGGATCATTTTGGGGTTGCAGTTGAGTTGGAGCTGTGA
- a CDS encoding response regulator, with product MRFYIVDDDQGIRSMLADIIEDEGLGEVIGEAEDGTYVNSGLLELNRIDVLLIDLLMPLRDGIQTVRALGDQFSGKIIMISRIESKNMIGEAYSLGIEYYVAKPLNRLEIIAVIHKVAERLRMQQSITDIQRTLQGLSMFTTNNPTATIEPTRNIVTSGQFLLSEMGMIGEAGSMDLLDMLEFLDQYEEETGNLSPYLFPPLKDIFANVASKRLGASASAIELSKEIKASEQRVRRAIFQTLSHIVSLGLTDYTHPKFENYASKFFDFTEIRKKMLELQNNVEPSLSQARINTKKFVQVLYMEAKRLLH from the coding sequence ATGCGTTTTTATATTGTGGATGACGATCAGGGAATTCGTTCTATGCTGGCAGACATTATTGAAGACGAAGGTCTAGGAGAAGTCATCGGGGAAGCAGAGGATGGTACCTACGTGAATAGCGGCCTCCTAGAGCTGAACCGGATTGATGTATTGCTGATTGACCTGCTGATGCCGCTTCGTGACGGCATTCAGACCGTGCGTGCACTTGGCGATCAATTCAGCGGCAAAATCATTATGATTTCTCGCATCGAATCCAAAAACATGATCGGCGAGGCATACTCGCTCGGTATTGAATATTATGTGGCCAAGCCTTTGAATCGACTGGAGATTATTGCAGTTATTCATAAGGTGGCTGAGCGTCTGCGCATGCAGCAGTCGATTACGGATATTCAGCGCACGCTTCAAGGGTTGTCGATGTTCACAACGAACAACCCAACGGCAACAATTGAACCGACCCGAAACATCGTAACTTCCGGGCAGTTTCTGCTCTCCGAAATGGGGATGATCGGCGAAGCCGGGAGTATGGATTTACTGGACATGCTGGAATTTCTGGACCAGTATGAGGAGGAAACAGGAAATCTATCTCCCTATCTGTTCCCGCCGTTGAAGGATATATTTGCTAATGTAGCGTCCAAACGATTAGGGGCTTCAGCCTCAGCAATAGAGCTGAGTAAGGAAATCAAAGCATCGGAGCAACGTGTCCGCCGTGCTATTTTTCAGACGCTAAGCCATATAGTATCGCTCGGATTGACTGACTATACCCATCCTAAATTTGAAAATTATGCATCCAAATTTTTTGATTTTACAGAAATCCGCAAAAAAATGCTGGAACTGCAAAACAATGTGGAGCCTTCACTGTCCCAAGCCCGCATTAATACGAAAAAGTTCGTACAGGTGCTCTATATGGAAGCAAAACGGCTATTACATTAA
- a CDS encoding LacI family DNA-binding transcriptional regulator, which translates to MAVTIKDVAKRANVATSTVSRVIQDSPKISEATKARVRKEMKALGYEPNYSAQSLANRVTQSIGIIMPESDVAIFQNPFFPESLRGISEWVNEHNYTLSIVTGKTSDELLSRVKLMTRTGRVDGYIVLYSKQKDSIVEYLHKEKIPYTVIGKPQQFVSETTHVDNDNYQAAKDVVTYLTGLNHQHIAYVGGDHEHIVNIERLRGYQDALREAGLPLPKEYVVREPFNLEDMRTLLQATPPPTAMVVSDDLVAMAVQKMLSQLGVSMPEQLSMVSFNNLMLAELMNPPLTSVDIDIFTLGYQAAKNLIEKIEDPKELTKHIIVPHRIVERKSSQLL; encoded by the coding sequence ATGGCAGTAACCATCAAAGATGTCGCAAAACGTGCTAATGTTGCTACTTCCACCGTATCCCGTGTCATTCAAGACAGCCCCAAAATCAGCGAAGCGACCAAGGCACGTGTCCGTAAAGAAATGAAGGCGCTTGGCTATGAACCCAACTATTCAGCTCAGAGTCTGGCTAACCGTGTCACACAGTCAATTGGCATCATTATGCCTGAATCGGATGTGGCAATCTTTCAAAATCCGTTCTTTCCGGAAAGCCTTCGTGGGATCAGCGAATGGGTAAATGAGCACAACTATACACTGTCCATTGTCACAGGAAAAACGAGCGATGAATTGCTATCCCGCGTGAAGCTGATGACCCGGACCGGGCGTGTTGACGGCTATATTGTTCTGTACTCCAAGCAAAAAGATAGCATTGTGGAGTACCTTCATAAAGAAAAAATACCTTACACCGTAATCGGTAAGCCTCAGCAATTTGTCAGTGAAACTACCCATGTAGATAACGATAACTACCAGGCTGCCAAGGATGTGGTCACTTATTTGACTGGGCTGAATCATCAGCACATTGCTTATGTTGGCGGTGATCATGAACACATCGTGAATATTGAAAGACTCCGAGGCTACCAGGATGCGTTGCGAGAGGCAGGCTTGCCTTTACCCAAGGAATACGTGGTCAGGGAGCCATTTAATCTGGAGGACATGCGCACATTATTGCAGGCCACCCCGCCGCCTACCGCGATGGTTGTTAGCGACGACCTCGTAGCCATGGCAGTACAGAAAATGCTTTCTCAGCTAGGCGTGTCCATGCCAGAGCAGTTATCCATGGTGAGCTTCAATAATCTAATGCTAGCTGAACTGATGAATCCCCCTCTGACTTCCGTGGATATTGATATCTTCACTCTAGGTTATCAGGCAGCCAAAAACCTGATTGAAAAAATCGAGGACCCCAAGGAATTGACCAAACACATCATTGTTCCCCACCGAATCGTGGAGCGCAAATCCAGCCAATTACTATGA
- a CDS encoding MFS transporter, with amino-acid sequence MVRHLYLNRNIACMIVISLIANMSGSMILPLFAIYVEQFGISVLGMSILFSLFYVGRFLGGGLAGRIYEKIGAKRLGLSLLIAEIACMLLFPIATSFIILSILRLLQGLVAIGLTVFVRVTINHMSTADNRGMLNGYISSSEGAGMILGPLMSGAIVSYFSLSIPFYFVAIFSCISFVAVSRMTFPSLSSKPQQQHAPLHESKRKTMLTKQLLLYSTVHFLEMSAFAIFLTYFSIYATYKLHWSPAEISLAFTIIGISTFISAPFIGKLSDLLKDRLMLCIIGLLLIMVEIILFLWFTEPWIVYLGMFIGGIGGASYLDSFYSQLGDVIPEENRSSFIGNVVSLSELGAIVSPILAGALMEQFSVSTPFYYNLILVLIAIVIQYVIRFKSKSIRKRPIA; translated from the coding sequence ATGGTGAGACACTTATATTTAAATCGTAATATTGCCTGTATGATTGTGATCAGCCTTATTGCTAACATGAGTGGAAGTATGATCCTTCCACTCTTTGCTATTTATGTAGAGCAATTCGGGATATCCGTACTCGGCATGAGCATTTTATTTTCTCTATTTTATGTAGGTAGATTTCTTGGTGGAGGCTTGGCAGGACGAATTTATGAAAAGATTGGCGCAAAACGCTTGGGGTTGAGCTTACTCATTGCTGAAATCGCTTGTATGCTCCTGTTTCCGATTGCAACAAGCTTCATCATTCTATCCATACTGAGACTCCTCCAAGGCTTGGTAGCTATAGGGCTAACCGTCTTTGTAAGAGTCACGATCAACCATATGAGCACCGCAGATAATCGAGGCATGCTCAATGGATATATCAGCAGCAGTGAAGGTGCCGGTATGATTTTAGGGCCTCTTATGAGTGGAGCTATTGTTTCTTATTTTTCTTTATCCATTCCGTTTTATTTCGTTGCTATTTTCTCATGTATATCCTTCGTTGCCGTCTCCAGAATGACTTTCCCCAGTCTCTCTTCCAAACCTCAGCAACAGCACGCACCCCTTCATGAGTCGAAAAGAAAAACCATGCTAACGAAACAGCTACTGCTCTATTCCACCGTTCATTTCCTTGAAATGAGTGCATTCGCTATATTTTTAACGTACTTCTCCATATATGCAACCTACAAGCTCCATTGGAGCCCCGCAGAAATCAGCTTAGCTTTTACCATTATCGGCATATCGACCTTCATATCAGCCCCCTTTATTGGCAAACTATCTGATCTACTTAAGGATCGCTTGATGCTTTGTATCATCGGTCTATTGTTGATCATGGTGGAAATCATCTTATTTCTTTGGTTCACAGAACCGTGGATCGTATACTTAGGGATGTTCATCGGAGGTATAGGAGGAGCCAGCTATCTGGATTCCTTTTACTCGCAACTAGGGGATGTTATTCCTGAGGAGAATAGAAGCTCATTTATCGGCAACGTCGTATCTTTGTCCGAATTGGGGGCCATTGTGTCTCCGATCCTCGCAGGTGCACTCATGGAACAGTTTAGCGTCAGCACTCCCTTTTACTACAATTTGATTTTGGTGTTGATCGCTATAGTTATCCAATATGTTATTCGTTTTAAGTCGAAATCTATAAGAAAAAGGCCAATTGCATAA
- a CDS encoding DinB family protein has product MSDTNQLFGQALVKSLVGERGHIRVARALPDIDVELAGKKNAEMPYSIYQLLKHMIYWQQFMLEHLEGRKPQLPGNVMESWPEETGPQSEEAWQAVINEFLQGVDQAVQIAETAQLDDSLAHFPGETKAGLLRNIASHNSYHLGEIVLLRRIYGAWPPPGGGFPV; this is encoded by the coding sequence ATGTCGGATACAAACCAATTATTCGGTCAAGCACTGGTTAAATCACTGGTCGGGGAACGTGGACATATTCGAGTAGCTCGGGCTTTACCAGACATCGACGTCGAGCTGGCAGGGAAGAAAAATGCAGAAATGCCTTACAGCATTTATCAACTGCTGAAGCATATGATTTACTGGCAGCAGTTCATGCTGGAGCATTTGGAAGGACGGAAACCCCAGCTTCCGGGCAATGTCATGGAAAGCTGGCCCGAAGAGACTGGACCGCAGAGCGAAGAGGCATGGCAGGCTGTCATTAACGAATTTTTACAGGGCGTAGATCAGGCTGTGCAGATTGCCGAAACCGCACAACTGGATGATTCACTAGCTCATTTTCCAGGTGAAACGAAAGCAGGACTGCTGCGGAATATCGCTTCCCACAATTCATATCATTTGGGTGAAATCGTGCTGCTACGCCGGATTTATGGAGCTTGGCCACCACCAGGAGGCGGCTTTCCAGTCTAA
- a CDS encoding PTS transporter subunit IIBC codes for MKKLLSFDFWQKLGKALLVVVAVMPAAGIMISLGKVVAMLAGDIHFWLTVGGVMENLGWGIINNLHILFAVAIGGSWAKERAGGAFAALIAFILINISTGTILGVSSKMLTQEGATTHTLFGASIPVSGYFTSVLGAPALNMGVFVGIISGFVGAVVFNKYYNYRKLPDALAFFNGKRFVPFVVILWSVIVSLIMSAIWPFVQGGINQFGIWLATSGESAPFVAPFVYGTLERLLIPFGLHHMLTVPINYTQLGGVYTTLTGSGAGSVVAGQDPLWLAWASDLSALRGTDPTAYNSLLEGVTPARFKVGQMIGGAGILMGLAVAMYRRVDKDKRSKYKSMIFSAAAAVFLTGVTEPLEFMFMFVAPVLYVVYAILTGIAFGMADIIHLRLHSFGMIELLTRMPLSINAGLVQDIINFVLTCVVFAVATYFIAYFMIGKLKMATPGRLGNYTDEEPQGTSVAGSTKTEGVAAVSTQNQLATDIIKTLGGEQNIVEVDACMTRLRVTVKDTDAVGDEKTWKALGALGLIKVDNGVQAVYGPKADVLKSDIQDILNR; via the coding sequence ATGAAAAAACTTCTATCATTTGATTTTTGGCAAAAGCTCGGGAAAGCACTGCTAGTGGTTGTTGCTGTTATGCCGGCAGCCGGGATTATGATTTCGCTTGGTAAAGTAGTGGCGATGTTGGCTGGTGATATCCATTTCTGGTTGACCGTCGGCGGGGTTATGGAGAATTTGGGTTGGGGTATTATCAATAATTTACACATACTGTTTGCCGTGGCGATTGGTGGTTCCTGGGCTAAGGAACGGGCGGGCGGAGCTTTTGCGGCCTTAATTGCCTTTATTCTCATTAATATTTCAACAGGAACGATTTTGGGTGTGTCCTCGAAAATGCTAACCCAGGAGGGTGCCACCACCCACACTCTTTTTGGTGCATCCATTCCGGTTAGTGGCTATTTTACCTCTGTCTTAGGGGCACCTGCACTTAATATGGGTGTGTTTGTCGGTATCATCTCCGGCTTTGTCGGAGCCGTGGTATTTAACAAGTACTACAATTACCGCAAGCTGCCAGACGCTTTAGCTTTTTTTAACGGCAAACGTTTTGTTCCTTTTGTCGTGATTTTATGGTCTGTCATCGTAAGTTTGATCATGTCTGCCATCTGGCCATTTGTTCAGGGGGGGATTAATCAGTTCGGTATTTGGTTAGCGACTTCAGGGGAGTCGGCTCCTTTTGTAGCGCCATTTGTCTATGGTACACTGGAAAGACTACTAATTCCTTTTGGACTTCACCATATGCTGACCGTTCCTATTAACTATACTCAACTTGGTGGCGTTTACACGACACTTACGGGTTCCGGGGCAGGAAGCGTCGTTGCCGGGCAAGATCCGCTGTGGCTGGCTTGGGCAAGTGACCTGAGTGCGCTTCGTGGTACTGATCCGACAGCCTACAATAGCTTGTTGGAAGGCGTGACGCCTGCTCGCTTCAAGGTAGGACAAATGATCGGTGGAGCAGGAATCCTTATGGGACTAGCGGTGGCTATGTATCGCCGTGTAGACAAAGATAAACGCAGCAAGTACAAGTCGATGATCTTTTCGGCAGCCGCAGCTGTCTTTTTAACAGGGGTAACGGAGCCACTGGAATTCATGTTTATGTTCGTGGCGCCTGTGCTGTATGTGGTTTATGCTATTCTTACCGGTATTGCGTTCGGAATGGCCGACATCATACATTTACGTTTACATTCGTTTGGTATGATTGAACTGCTGACCCGAATGCCGTTGTCTATAAATGCGGGTTTGGTGCAGGATATTATTAACTTCGTGCTGACTTGTGTGGTGTTTGCTGTAGCAACCTACTTTATCGCGTATTTTATGATCGGTAAATTGAAAATGGCTACGCCGGGAAGACTGGGGAACTATACGGATGAGGAGCCTCAAGGGACTTCCGTGGCTGGGAGTACGAAGACAGAGGGTGTGGCAGCTGTTTCCACTCAAAATCAACTGGCTACGGATATCATCAAGACGCTTGGGGGTGAGCAGAACATTGTCGAGGTGGACGCTTGCATGACCCGTCTGCGTGTGACGGTGAAGGATACGGATGCCGTTGGAGATGAAAAGACGTGGAAAGCGCTGGGTGCCTTGGGCTTGATAAAAGTAGACAATGGGGTGCAGGCAGTTTACGGACCGAAGGCCGATGTGCTTAAATCAGATATACAAGACATACTCAACAGGTGA
- the pgmB gene encoding beta-phosphoglucomutase: MKAVIFDLDGVITDTAEYHFQAWGSLAAALSIPFDREFNEQLKGISRTESLDKILARGNLSDTFSEEGKQELATRKNTEYQRLISAVTPSDILPGIKALLTELREARIGIALASASKNAAFILERLELAYYFDSVVDVTAIRHGKPDPEIFLTGAANLGVQPADCIGIEDAQAGIQAIKGAGMFAVGVGTPSQMQGADIVVATTAELSLSMLEAHFYEFKK, from the coding sequence ATGAAAGCAGTCATTTTTGATCTGGACGGAGTCATTACAGATACCGCCGAATATCATTTTCAGGCATGGGGCAGCTTGGCGGCAGCGCTTAGCATCCCTTTTGATCGGGAATTCAATGAACAGTTAAAAGGAATCAGCCGTACGGAATCGCTCGACAAAATACTGGCGCGCGGTAACCTGTCCGATACGTTTTCAGAAGAAGGCAAGCAAGAACTGGCCACACGGAAAAATACGGAGTATCAGCGGCTCATCTCAGCTGTAACTCCCTCGGACATTCTTCCAGGCATTAAAGCGCTTCTGACAGAGCTTCGTGAAGCCCGAATCGGCATCGCGCTGGCCTCTGCAAGCAAAAATGCAGCATTTATCCTGGAGCGACTGGAGCTAGCATACTATTTTGACAGTGTGGTGGATGTTACCGCCATTCGGCATGGCAAACCTGACCCGGAAATTTTCCTCACCGGAGCCGCAAATCTGGGCGTTCAGCCTGCCGACTGTATCGGCATAGAGGACGCACAGGCTGGCATACAGGCGATCAAGGGCGCCGGGATGTTCGCGGTCGGTGTAGGAACACCTTCGCAAATGCAAGGTGCGGATATCGTGGTAGCCACTACTGCCGAGCTTTCTCTGAGCATGTTGGAGGCACATTTCTACGAGTTCAAAAAGTGA
- a CDS encoding MarR family transcriptional regulator — translation MEKATSVQHVYDLLIKMNHQLEQHQQRESMTILEEIHEHFDGIASLNLTDVHVIDCIGRHEPINVTTLADRIELSKGTVSKVSTKLLKEGWIRRTQLNDNKKEIYFRLTPLGKRLFLMHERLHVKVQQQLFQFLNRYSSEELNVLKRLLSDGVDLLEAMEWQGKSLD, via the coding sequence ATGGAGAAAGCGACATCAGTTCAGCATGTTTATGATTTGCTCATTAAGATGAATCACCAGCTGGAGCAGCATCAGCAGAGAGAGAGCATGACTATTCTCGAAGAAATACACGAGCATTTTGATGGAATTGCTTCACTCAATCTGACGGATGTGCACGTCATTGACTGTATTGGGAGGCATGAGCCGATTAATGTTACGACATTAGCGGATCGAATTGAGCTGAGCAAGGGTACAGTTTCGAAAGTCAGCACCAAGCTGCTCAAGGAAGGCTGGATTCGCAGAACCCAGCTTAACGACAACAAGAAAGAAATTTATTTTCGGTTAACCCCGTTGGGGAAAAGACTCTTTCTTATGCATGAACGACTGCATGTTAAGGTACAGCAGCAGTTATTTCAATTTTTAAATCGTTATAGCTCGGAAGAACTGAATGTCTTGAAACGTCTGCTGTCCGATGGTGTAGATCTCTTGGAAGCTATGGAGTGGCAGGGCAAGAGTCTGGACTAA